From Impatiens glandulifera chromosome 7, dImpGla2.1, whole genome shotgun sequence:
ATTGTAATGAACCATGATAATAGTATGACTATATATATGTAGGAGGATATGGTTAGTAGTAGGCTTTGCTagtttttagttattttatttgtagattTCGATGAAGGCAATTGTGGCTTGTTTCGATTAAATGATGGATAAACTTTTGATTCTCTCTTTTGTTATGGGCTTTTGATTGGGGAGCTTTCTCAATTCTTGATATGACTTCGTGACTTCGAGTTTGATTATACTTGTTTTTCACGATTCATCCTTGTTTGAATTGGCGATAGATGGGTTGTGTTccatccattttttatttttcgaatTATTTTATGTGTAATGTGATAGATGGGTTGTGTTCcatccatttttttatttttcgaatTCTCTTATGTGTAATGTTTTCTTAATTCTTGATGTGTGGCTTCGAACTTGATTATACTTGGCTAATTCATTCTTGTTTGAATTGGACATAGATGGAATGTGTTCCaaccattttttatattttgaattatcttatgtgtaatgtttttatttttttttgtttcagtTGGTGGCCAAATTGTATTTGAATcctaaaattgattttaaaaataagttctttaaataaatacttaaaagttagtaataaaaatttaatttaacattagaaaattatatttcgATAATCTCCACTTAAACTTGTGGTCTTTGTTTTCTAtagattgatttttttcaatttatttgattaatgtttacccatataataaataaaatattaattttactattaaatgtatttatttagtaaataaaatttaagtatacaAATGGTATTTTTGTAAGTTGGATTGGTTCGGTGATGTATTTTTACCTTTTCTAAGTCATAACTTTGGTTggttaaaacgttttaagtaaCAACGAATACAAACATTTTATTCTCTTAAGAATCATTTTTATCACTTAAACTACCTTAATTGATTTGCTTCGAATCACATTTATTTGTGGTTATAACCGATAGATGGTTAGGTTGTCCACATACAGTATAACCTGCCCTTGAATGTTATTTGAGAATCAAAAcctaatatataaaacataagtcattttgttcaaatttatctTATTCACCATCTTTTAGAAGAAGCCCTTAAGTAGTCTTTGTCTTTCACCCAAACAGTCAGTCAATTAACAACATGTTCTTTACAACAACCAACAACAGAAAAAAACCATGAATGAAGCAAACCCCATTGCTTAAAACATAAGACAAATAAACAGGTTTTCagttttacttattattattccCAGGCCAGAACTTCAAAGTAAAACCGCGCTCACTCATGCTTCCACCCGAGAAGCCTCCAAGCCTCTGCCAAAACGGCCTTCTCTTCCTTTCCATTCTCAAAGGAGCCGAATTATAATGCCTTCTAAAAGACCCTCTTTCCTGTTCTTCAAATCCAGCCGAAGCACCAATCAAATCCGTACTCGACAATGCCATCTTCTTCCCATCATAATCATAACCACCCACCATTCCAGAACCACCCTCCAAGTCATGATCATAATCAATATTCTTGTCTTCACCCTCCACGAAAAGATCTTCGCGGCTACTACTTCTCGAAATAGCAGTGTCTCTGGTCTCGTCGAATTCATTACAGACGAGTTTCAAAGCCTGAACTACTTCCCCCATGAACGGTCTGTGAGATACTTCGGGCTGAACGCACATGGATGCGATTGCAGCCACTTTCGCGACAATATCATAAGGAACGTCTAGTTTTAGAGATTGGTCCAGTAAGGATTCTAGGCCGTCGTTGGTTGTGAGGAGAGGACGTGCCCAAGAAACAAGGTTTTCTTGCCCCGGAGGTTGTGAAAGATCAACAGGTTTACGGCCTGTTAAGAGCTCGAGAAGGACTACGCCGTAGCTGTAAACGTCACTTTTCACGAGAAGATGGCCTGTCATTGCGTATTCTGGAGCTAGGTAACTACAAAACAAACGGACCCAGAAATTAGAGTTAGGGAGCAAAAACAAACAGGCACTTCCCAAATCAAACCGAGGACAGGGTATATGCAgtttattacttttaaataataatttttttggacAAGGTTTAAGCGCAGTACAGTCCCTACATATATCCGTCCATGCACATACCCGAATGTTCCCATAACATGAGTTGAGATGTGCTTGCCTCCTTCCTCACTTGCGGTTCTAGCTAGACCGAAATCTGAAACTTTAGGAGTGAAATCATGTTCAAGTAAAATGTTACTTGATTTGAAATCTCTATGAATCACGCGAGGACTAGAGTCTTCATGAAGATAAGCCAAGCCACGAGCAGCACCAAGTGCAATCTTCATTCGACCAGCCCAATTAAGAGGAGAATTTTCCTTGTCAATTCCTACATCACACGCCACCACAAACAATTCAAATTCCATATTAAAGATTTTGGCTTAGTAAATAGTGCTAAGCGATTATTACCATGTAAATGTGATTCTACACTTCCATTAGGAATAAGTTCATATACAAGGCATCGTGTGTGTTCCTCCGAGCAAATTCCCATCAACTTCACAAGGTTTCTATGGTGGAGCCGACTAAGCATCTCAACCTCAGCTAAGAACTCACGGCTGCCTCTTTGATCTTCTCTCTTCAGGACCTTAACTGCCACATCCCTTCCATCGTCCAAGATACCCTTATAGACAAGTCCAAAACCTCCTTCCCCGAGAATTCTTGATTCGTCGAAAATATCTGTTGCCCTCTCTATTTCATCTAGGCCAAATACTTTAGCTGTTCCTGTGTATGCTAAAAGG
This genomic window contains:
- the LOC124944793 gene encoding receptor-like serine/threonine-protein kinase ALE2 isoform X1 encodes the protein MAIPLISSNIIAIFLVLCSLFIYGSAEFDIFSLKAVIRASIPDLQHNEITELSPSPSPLSSFFKRHHLRKRIISLSPEPSNQPSSHNGRRHRGHLISPSQSPAPSISETTSSQFNVPLSAPTLPPSSSSLGRKIAPQPMPFMALPPPPPNHDCTSVTCTDPLTYTLPGSSCGCVWPIQVRLLFNIELYTFFPLVSELAKEIATSLELNQSQVRIMGANAASQQLDKANVLINLIPLRLSFNHSVALLVFDKFWLKQVPIRTSLFGTYDVVYVHYPGLPLSPPSANAATIDGQPLPNSGKGGSAIKPIGVDIPRKQKDGSVRISVILIILSCVTFFVVCLGTAWFLLVKCGCVFQPAIPSKVPIIPSQENPSGTAGPLAVGSKASSASMSFGSNLLAYTGTAKVFGLDEIERATDIFDESRILGEGGFGLVYKGILDDGRDVAVKVLKREDQRGSREFLAEVEMLSRLHHRNLVKLMGICSEEHTRCLVYELIPNGSVESHLHGIDKENSPLNWAGRMKIALGAARGLAYLHEDSSPRVIHRDFKSSNILLEHDFTPKVSDFGLARTASEEGGKHISTHVMGTFGYLAPEYAMTGHLLVKSDVYSYGVVLLELLTGRKPVDLSQPPGQENLVSWARPLLTTNDGLESLLDQSLKLDVPYDIVAKVAAIASMCVQPEVSHRPFMGEVVQALKLVCNEFDETRDTAISRSSSREDLFVEGEDKNIDYDHDLEGGSGMVGGYDYDGKKMALSSTDLIGASAGFEEQERGSFRRHYNSAPLRMERKRRPFWQRLGGFSGGSMSERGFTLKFWPGNNNK
- the LOC124944793 gene encoding receptor-like serine/threonine-protein kinase ALE2 isoform X2, with amino-acid sequence MAIPLISSNIIAIFLVLCSLFIYGSAEFDIFSLKAVIRASIPDLQHNEITELSPSPSPLSSFFKRHHLRKRIISLSPEPSNQPSSHNGRRHRGHLISPSQSPAPSISETTSSQFNAPTLPPSSSSLGRKIAPQPMPFMALPPPPPNHDCTSVTCTDPLTYTLPGSSCGCVWPIQVRLLFNIELYTFFPLVSELAKEIATSLELNQSQVRIMGANAASQQLDKANVLINLIPLRLSFNHSVALLVFDKFWLKQVPIRTSLFGTYDVVYVHYPGLPLSPPSANAATIDGQPLPNSGKGGSAIKPIGVDIPRKQKDGSVRISVILIILSCVTFFVVCLGTAWFLLVKCGCVFQPAIPSKVPIIPSQENPSGTAGPLAVGSKASSASMSFGSNLLAYTGTAKVFGLDEIERATDIFDESRILGEGGFGLVYKGILDDGRDVAVKVLKREDQRGSREFLAEVEMLSRLHHRNLVKLMGICSEEHTRCLVYELIPNGSVESHLHGIDKENSPLNWAGRMKIALGAARGLAYLHEDSSPRVIHRDFKSSNILLEHDFTPKVSDFGLARTASEEGGKHISTHVMGTFGYLAPEYAMTGHLLVKSDVYSYGVVLLELLTGRKPVDLSQPPGQENLVSWARPLLTTNDGLESLLDQSLKLDVPYDIVAKVAAIASMCVQPEVSHRPFMGEVVQALKLVCNEFDETRDTAISRSSSREDLFVEGEDKNIDYDHDLEGGSGMVGGYDYDGKKMALSSTDLIGASAGFEEQERGSFRRHYNSAPLRMERKRRPFWQRLGGFSGGSMSERGFTLKFWPGNNNK